One window from the genome of Streptococcus halotolerans encodes:
- a CDS encoding IS30 family transposase has protein sequence MSTNHSTTKQAYHHLSEAERGKMEAYLSEGLKPAEIAKRLSRNRSTIYRELKRGTVRQVKQINGKKVYYEQYVAETAQIRYSEGRKGSYYLKLEKVSEAFLLAFTEAMQAKPRIHSVDTFAYSYKLEHPEEVVPSTKTLYNYIHQGLLDIKPIDLPKVVRIRKKTKSRPSTKKYLGTSIEKRPDDINDRSTFGHWEIDSVLGLKTAGEPSIMTLVERQTRFALTIKLPKKRAEYVNQAVLDYMESYPIKSITADNGSEFALLSDLEGVDIYFAHAYSSHERGTNENFNGLLREFIPKGVSLKGLTLDDLEMYTQAINDKPRRIHNYQSSKKLFELAQTV, from the coding sequence ATGTCCACTAATCATTCTACCACAAAACAAGCCTATCACCATCTTTCTGAAGCAGAACGTGGGAAAATGGAAGCCTATCTTTCAGAAGGATTGAAACCAGCTGAAATTGCGAAACGTTTGAGTCGAAATCGCTCTACCATCTACCGTGAACTCAAGCGTGGAACTGTCAGGCAAGTTAAACAGATCAACGGAAAGAAAGTTTACTACGAACAATATGTCGCAGAAACTGCTCAGATTCGTTATTCTGAGGGTAGAAAAGGAAGTTACTATCTGAAACTTGAGAAAGTATCAGAAGCTTTCTTGTTAGCTTTCACAGAAGCTATGCAAGCTAAACCCAGAATTCATAGTGTAGATACTTTTGCCTATTCTTATAAGCTTGAGCATCCTGAGGAAGTTGTTCCCAGTACCAAGACGCTTTACAATTACATCCACCAAGGTTTATTGGACATCAAACCAATTGACCTGCCTAAAGTTGTCCGCATTCGTAAAAAGACTAAGAGCCGCCCATCAACTAAGAAATACCTTGGAACTTCTATTGAGAAGAGACCAGATGATATCAACGATCGTTCAACTTTTGGGCACTGGGAGATTGATTCTGTTCTTGGTTTAAAGACTGCTGGAGAGCCTTCTATTATGACTCTAGTTGAGAGGCAGACTCGTTTTGCACTCACCATTAAACTTCCTAAAAAGAGAGCTGAGTACGTTAATCAGGCTGTTTTAGACTACATGGAAAGCTATCCAATAAAATCAATAACAGCTGATAATGGAAGTGAATTTGCGTTACTAAGCGACCTAGAGGGTGTTGATATCTACTTTGCACATGCTTATTCATCTCACGAACGTGGGACAAATGAGAACTTCAATGGTTTGCTTAGAGAGTTTATACCAAAAGGAGTCTCACTTAAAGGACTTACTCTAGATGACTTAGAGATGTATACCCAAGCTATTAATGATAAACCAAGAAGAATACACAACTATCAGTCTTCTAAAAAACTGTTTGAGCTAGCTCAAACAGTATAA
- a CDS encoding cyclodeaminase/cyclohydrolase family protein — protein MGLVDLSVRDFAQVLGSDAPAPGGGSAAALSGANGISLTKMVCELTLGKKKYADFQDEIEDVHKKSSALQDKLLVAIDKDTEAFNLVSAVFDMPKETDDEKAARRTAMQSALKEAAQSPYDMMVLMVEALETTQKAVGKSNTNAASDLGVASLNLKAGLQGAWLNVLINLSGIKDEAFVTTYRQKGEELLKKGCSLADNIYDTIVEMV, from the coding sequence ATGGGATTAGTTGATTTAAGTGTAAGAGATTTTGCTCAAGTATTAGGATCAGATGCTCCCGCACCAGGAGGCGGATCCGCTGCAGCGCTGTCAGGGGCCAATGGGATTTCCCTAACGAAAATGGTCTGTGAACTGACCTTAGGAAAGAAAAAATATGCCGACTTCCAAGATGAGATTGAAGACGTTCACAAGAAGAGTAGCGCTTTACAAGATAAACTCTTAGTAGCCATTGATAAGGATACCGAAGCTTTCAATTTAGTTTCAGCAGTCTTTGACATGCCCAAGGAAACCGATGATGAAAAAGCAGCCAGACGGACGGCTATGCAAAGTGCTTTGAAAGAAGCAGCCCAGTCTCCTTATGACATGATGGTCTTGATGGTAGAAGCTTTGGAGACAACCCAAAAAGCTGTCGGAAAATCAAACACCAACGCGGCTAGTGATTTGGGAGTTGCCTCTTTAAACCTCAAAGCAGGCTTACAAGGAGCATGGTTGAACGTTCTCATAAACTTATCTGGCATTAAGGATGAAGCTTTTGTGACAACTTATCGTCAAAAAGGGGAAGAACTGCTTAAAAAAGGCTGTAGCCTAGCAGATAACATTTATGACACAATCGTTGAAATGGTTTAA
- the ftcD gene encoding glutamate formimidoyltransferase, translated as MAKIVECIPNFSEGRNQDVIDGLVETAKSIAGVTLLDYSSDASHNRSVFTLVGDDQAIQEVAFQLVKYASEHIDMTKHEGEHPRMGATDVCPFVPIKDITTAECIDISKKVAQRINSELGIPIFLYEDSATRPERQNLAKVRKGQFEGMPEKLLEDDWAPDYGDRKIHPTAGVTAVGARMPLVAFNVNLDTDNVDIANKIAKIIRGSGGGYKYCKGIGVMLEDRHIAQVSMNMVNFEKCPLYRTFETIRFEAKRYGVNIIGSEVIGLAPAKALVDVAEYYLQVEDFDYSKQVLENHLLG; from the coding sequence ATGGCAAAAATTGTTGAATGTATTCCTAACTTCTCTGAAGGACGTAATCAAGACGTTATTGATGGTCTGGTTGAGACAGCTAAAAGTATTGCTGGGGTAACCTTGTTAGATTATTCTTCGGATGCTAGTCATAATCGTAGTGTATTTACCCTTGTTGGCGATGACCAAGCGATTCAAGAAGTTGCCTTTCAGCTAGTAAAATATGCTTCTGAACACATTGATATGACCAAGCATGAGGGAGAACATCCTCGCATGGGAGCGACAGATGTTTGCCCATTTGTGCCAATTAAGGATATCACCACAGCTGAATGTATTGACATTTCTAAAAAAGTTGCCCAACGTATAAACAGTGAACTTGGTATTCCTATTTTCCTTTATGAAGATTCAGCGACACGTCCAGAGCGTCAAAATCTTGCCAAGGTTCGTAAAGGTCAGTTTGAAGGCATGCCAGAAAAATTATTGGAAGATGACTGGGCTCCAGATTACGGCGATAGAAAAATCCATCCGACAGCTGGAGTGACAGCAGTAGGAGCGCGTATGCCACTTGTAGCTTTCAATGTAAACTTGGATACGGACAATGTTGATATTGCCAATAAAATAGCTAAAATTATTCGAGGCTCAGGTGGTGGATACAAATACTGTAAGGGCATCGGTGTCATGCTAGAAGATCGCCATATTGCCCAAGTGTCTATGAACATGGTTAATTTTGAAAAATGCCCACTTTATCGAACCTTTGAAACCATTCGTTTTGAAGCTAAGCGCTACGGGGTAAATATTATTGGTTCTGAAGTGATTGGACTTGCTCCAGCTAAGGCTTTGGTTGATGTTGCTGAATACTACTTGCAGGTTGAAGATTTTGATTACAGTAAACAAGTTTTGGAAAATCATCTACTTGGATAG
- a CDS encoding urocanate hydratase has product MSYFSEADIASAMTVKLDDVLPEKTVFQDGIRRAPDRGFRLTQAQTELALKNALRYVPKKFHEEVIPEFLEELKTRGRIYGYRWRPKERIYGKPIDDYKGNCTAAKAMQVMIDNNLSFEIALYPYELVTYGETGSVCANWMQYQLIKKYLEVMTEDQTLVVESGHPVGLFHSKPEAPRVIITNGLLVGEYDNMKDWEIAEEMGVTNYGQMTAGGWMYIGPQGIVHGTFNTLLNAGRLKLGVADDGDLTGKLFISSGLGGMSGAQGKAAEIAKAVAIVAEVDQSRIETRHSQGWVSQIAETPEEALTLAQKALDAKESTSIAYHGNIVDLLEYVNEEGIHVDLLSDQTSCHNVYDGGYCPAGITFDERTQLLAEDKETFRKMVDDTLNRHFEAIKTLTSNGTYFFDYGNAFMKSVYDSGVKEISKNGIDDKDGFIWPSYVEDIMGPMLFDYGYGPFRWVCLSGNHDDLVATDHAAMEAIDPNRRYQDRDNYNWIRDAEKNQLVVGTQARILYQDCLGRVNIALKFNELVREGKIGPVMIGRDHHDVSGTDAPFRETSNIKDGSNVTCDMAVQCYAGNAARGMSLVALHNGGGTGIGKAINGGFGLVLDGSERVDEIVKSAIAWDTMGGVARRNWARNDHAIETAIEYNRLHGDTDHITIPYLADDDLVSSAVATLFK; this is encoded by the coding sequence ATGTCATATTTTAGTGAAGCAGACATTGCATCAGCAATGACAGTTAAATTAGATGATGTGCTACCTGAGAAGACGGTATTTCAAGACGGTATTCGACGCGCACCCGATAGAGGTTTTCGTTTAACTCAAGCGCAAACTGAACTCGCTTTGAAAAATGCGTTACGATATGTTCCTAAAAAATTTCACGAAGAAGTGATTCCAGAATTCTTGGAAGAACTCAAAACGCGAGGTCGTATTTATGGCTATCGTTGGAGACCTAAAGAACGCATTTATGGCAAACCAATCGATGATTACAAGGGAAATTGCACAGCAGCTAAAGCCATGCAGGTTATGATTGACAATAACTTGAGTTTTGAAATTGCCCTTTATCCTTATGAATTAGTTACCTATGGAGAAACAGGGTCTGTTTGTGCCAACTGGATGCAGTACCAGCTCATCAAAAAATACCTTGAAGTGATGACTGAAGATCAAACTTTGGTTGTTGAATCAGGTCACCCTGTCGGCTTGTTCCATTCAAAACCGGAGGCTCCTCGTGTTATTATTACCAATGGACTTTTGGTTGGCGAATATGACAATATGAAGGATTGGGAAATCGCTGAAGAAATGGGGGTTACCAATTATGGACAAATGACTGCTGGGGGTTGGATGTACATAGGACCTCAGGGGATTGTCCATGGTACTTTTAATACTCTTTTGAATGCCGGTCGTTTAAAACTTGGTGTAGCAGATGATGGCGATTTGACTGGTAAACTCTTTATCTCATCTGGTTTAGGTGGTATGAGTGGCGCACAGGGCAAGGCTGCTGAGATTGCCAAAGCGGTAGCAATTGTGGCAGAAGTCGATCAATCTCGTATCGAGACACGTCATTCTCAAGGTTGGGTCAGCCAAATTGCAGAAACTCCAGAAGAAGCTCTAACATTGGCTCAAAAAGCGCTTGACGCTAAGGAGTCGACTTCCATTGCCTATCATGGCAATATTGTTGATTTGCTTGAGTATGTCAATGAAGAAGGTATTCACGTTGATCTGCTGTCAGATCAAACGTCCTGTCACAATGTGTATGACGGTGGTTATTGTCCAGCAGGGATCACCTTTGATGAAAGAACTCAACTATTGGCTGAAGATAAGGAAACCTTCCGCAAGATGGTTGATGACACCTTAAACCGCCATTTCGAAGCCATTAAGACACTAACTTCAAATGGAACTTACTTCTTTGACTATGGTAATGCCTTTATGAAATCTGTTTACGACTCAGGTGTCAAAGAAATTTCTAAAAATGGTATTGATGATAAAGATGGCTTTATCTGGCCATCCTACGTAGAAGACATCATGGGTCCGATGTTGTTTGACTATGGTTACGGTCCATTCCGCTGGGTTTGCTTGAGTGGCAATCATGATGACTTGGTTGCGACTGACCATGCTGCCATGGAAGCCATTGATCCAAATCGTCGCTACCAAGATCGAGATAACTACAACTGGATTCGTGATGCTGAGAAAAATCAATTGGTTGTTGGTACACAGGCGCGTATTTTATACCAAGACTGTTTAGGACGCGTCAATATTGCCCTTAAATTTAATGAATTAGTCCGTGAAGGTAAGATTGGTCCAGTCATGATTGGTCGAGACCATCATGATGTCTCTGGAACAGATGCACCTTTCCGCGAAACCTCAAATATTAAAGACGGTTCAAACGTTACTTGCGACATGGCAGTTCAGTGTTATGCTGGTAATGCTGCGCGTGGTATGAGTTTGGTTGCCCTTCATAACGGCGGTGGTACTGGTATTGGTAAAGCTATTAACGGTGGCTTTGGCTTAGTCTTAGATGGTAGCGAACGTGTTGATGAGATTGTTAAGTCAGCGATTGCTTGGGATACCATGGGCGGTGTTGCAAGACGTAACTGGGCACGAAATGACCATGCTATTGAAACAGCTATTGAGTACAATCGTTTGCACGGTGACACTGATCACATTACAATTCCATACCTAGCTGATGACGACCTTGTTTCATCAGCAGTGGCAACTTTATTTAAATAA
- the hutI gene encoding imidazolonepropionase: MVADILLTHFNQVFCPNDPGHPLFGQEMNDTQILEDGYIAIKDGLILAVGSGQPDASLIGPETVTHSYEGKIATPGIIDCHTHLVYGGSREHEFAKKLAGVSYLDILAQGGGILSTVRATREASFDTLYQKSKKLLDYMLLHGVTTVEAKSGYGLNWETEKRQLDVVAALNKDHPIDLVSTFMAAHAIPEEYKGKSQAYLDLIVEEMLPAVKEDNLAEFCDVFCEKNVFTAEESHYLLSKAKEMGFKLRIHADEIASIGGVDVAAELGATSAEHLMMATDEGIAKMSEAKVIGNLLPATTFSLMEDTYAPARKMINKGMAITLSTDSNPGSCPTANMQFAMQLGCFMMGLTPVEVLNAATINAAYSVNRQDSVGSFTVGKDADIAIFDAPNIDYPFYFFATNLIHQVYKKGQLMVDKGRIV; encoded by the coding sequence ATGGTTGCTGATATTTTACTCACGCATTTCAATCAGGTTTTCTGTCCAAATGATCCAGGACACCCTCTCTTCGGTCAGGAAATGAATGATACCCAAATCCTTGAAGACGGATATATTGCTATAAAAGATGGCCTTATTCTAGCCGTTGGGTCAGGTCAACCTGACGCTTCTTTGATCGGTCCAGAAACGGTGACCCACTCTTATGAAGGGAAAATTGCAACTCCAGGCATCATCGATTGCCACACCCATCTTGTTTATGGAGGCAGCAGAGAACATGAATTTGCTAAGAAATTAGCTGGCGTTTCTTATTTGGACATTCTGGCACAAGGCGGAGGAATTTTAAGTACCGTTAGAGCGACCAGAGAAGCTAGTTTCGACACTCTTTATCAAAAATCCAAGAAACTATTGGACTATATGCTACTGCATGGGGTTACGACTGTCGAAGCTAAAAGTGGGTATGGCTTAAATTGGGAAACTGAAAAACGGCAACTCGATGTTGTTGCCGCCCTCAATAAAGACCATCCGATTGATCTCGTTTCGACCTTCATGGCAGCACATGCTATCCCAGAAGAATACAAAGGCAAGAGTCAAGCCTATCTAGATCTCATCGTTGAGGAGATGCTTCCAGCGGTTAAAGAAGATAATCTAGCAGAATTCTGTGATGTCTTTTGTGAAAAAAATGTTTTTACTGCTGAGGAATCTCACTATTTATTAAGCAAGGCCAAGGAAATGGGCTTTAAACTTCGTATTCATGCCGATGAGATTGCCTCCATTGGAGGTGTAGATGTGGCAGCTGAACTTGGTGCAACCAGTGCAGAGCACCTGATGATGGCAACAGATGAAGGTATTGCCAAAATGAGCGAAGCCAAGGTTATTGGGAATTTGCTGCCAGCAACAACCTTTAGCCTCATGGAAGACACCTACGCTCCAGCTCGCAAAATGATTAACAAGGGTATGGCTATCACACTTTCTACCGACAGTAATCCTGGCAGCTGTCCAACCGCTAATATGCAATTTGCTATGCAACTTGGCTGTTTCATGATGGGGCTAACTCCCGTAGAAGTTTTAAACGCTGCCACTATCAATGCTGCTTATTCGGTTAATCGCCAAGATAGCGTTGGTAGCTTCACAGTTGGAAAAGATGCCGATATTGCTATTTTTGATGCACCAAACATCGACTACCCATTCTATTTCTTTGCTACCAATTTAATCCATCAAGTTTATAAAAAAGGTCAATTAATGGTAGATAAAGGACGGATTGTTTAA